A single Bicyclus anynana chromosome 19, ilBicAnyn1.1, whole genome shotgun sequence DNA region contains:
- the LOC128199149 gene encoding uncharacterized protein LOC128199149 — MHYLSIWLSEHGLTLSASKSKAVIFTRKRTIPDLEIRYEDQIIQMDSSAKFLGVIFDSKLTGSQHFSYIAEKSEKGVNIIRALSGVWWGSHPYCQKLLYNALIRSHFDYGSFIFEPCNKEGLEKLNLVQTKCLRIIVGAMKSSPNAALMVECVDPPLDLRRQYLSDWYVSKLIQVSSHPLLPYLDSLSHKVNIDNYWVNKDPPRLVRSYRRCKALPQPISQSPAPPIFNCSFDALIFKPNVLLDLGISKNDREANRKLYQVLGEKWMGWTIIFTDASRLTTNGNVGSAVWIPKYNVVLLFKNPCQTSVFTGEAIAIHEAVQYAKSHSLTKILILSDSKSCLQAISGNIFKSSSNSSQIIINIKEALHYCCVNNFEIALAWIPGHSGISGNEQADLWAKEAVQSGLPTYSSIYCSDILPLAKTYLFRMWSRRWNELTKGKHYRNIQPDIPCKPWFFKFKHISNKRTTSVLCRLRLGHVCTPVFLNKIRV, encoded by the exons ATGCATTACCTGAGTATTTGGCTATCAGAACACGGATTAACTCTCTCTGCGTCTAAAAGTAAAGCAGTAATTTTCACTAGAAAAAGAACAATTCCAGACCTAGAAATAAGGTATGAAGACCAGATCATTCAGATGGACTCCTCAGCTAAGTTTTTGGGCGTTATATTTGATTCAAAGTTAACAGGGTCCCAACACTTCAGTTATATTGCTGAAAAGAGTGAAAAAGGAGTTAACATAATAAGAGCTCTGTCTGGTGTATGGTGGGGTTCTCACCCATACTGCCAGAAGCTTTTATATAATGCACTTATCAGAAGCCATTTTGATTATGGTTCCTTTATATTTGAACCATGTAATAAAGAAGGGCTGGAAAAGCTTAACTTGGTGCAAACAAAGTGTCTTCGCATAATTGTAGGAGCCATGAAATCCTCCCCCAATGCAGCTTTGATGGTAGAGTGTGTTGATCCCCCCTTAGATCTGCGGAGACAATACTTATCAGATTGGTATGTTTCTAAATTGATTCAAGTAAGTTCACACCCCCTATTACCTTATTTAGACTCTCTTTCACATAAGGTTAATATTGACAACTATTGGGTAAATAAGGATCCCCCTAGACTTGTCAGGAGTTATAGGCGATGCAAAGCATTACCTCAACCAATATCTCAATCACCAGCGCCTCCCATTTTTAATTGTAGTTTTGATGCCCTTATCTTCAAGCCTAATGTCTTGTTAGATCTTGGTATATCCAAAAATGACAGAGAAGCTAATAGAAAACTATATCAAGTCTTAGGAGAAAAATGGATGGGATGGACCATAATATTTACTGATGCCTCCAGATTAACTACCAACGGAAATGTAGGCTCAGCCGTGTGGATACCGAAGTACAATGTAGTGCTCTTATTTAAAAATCCTTGTCAGACATCGGTATTCACCGGTGAAGCTATTGCCATTCATGAGGCGGTACAATATGCCAAATCCCATAGCCTAACTAAAATATTGATACTTTCCGATTCAAAAAGTTGTTTGCAGGCTATATCAGGCAACATCTTTAAAAGCAGCAGTAATAGCTCCcagataattattaacatcaaagAAGCACTACATTATTGTtgtgttaataattttgaaatagctTTAGCATGGATCCCTGGACATAGTGGGATATCTGGTAATGAGCAAGCAGACTTATGGGCTAAGGAAGCAGTTCAATCTGGACTTCCAACCTATAGTTCCATATATTGTAGTGATATTCTCCCCTTGGCTAAAACCTATTTGTTCAGAATGTGGAGTCGTAGATGGAATGAGCTAACCAAAGGCAAACACTATAGAAACATTCAACCTGACATACCCTGCAAACCctggttttttaaatttaaacatatttcaaataaaagaaCAACATCCGTTTTATGTAGATTGAGATTAGGACATGTATGTACGCCCGTATTCCTGAATAAAATCAGG GTCTAA
- the LOC112050927 gene encoding uncharacterized protein LOC112050927 isoform X1: MPRSSAPSYLQLEKLVDILENKRWLGTGPFRTAFARNRSRIEWEETAYILNNCKGYGCIKTWQQWQKYWKDKKGAVKRKSNEIERRQTISGLGDVAVLNPLEERIFALMGGDKVANNLDPDNEQQDGEGFEDSKGDSQVGPAYLKDKEVAVQKREINVTVIKKEQTSGALDDAAELNPLKERIVDLSVDDKITRNLDRDNDQHNSEYLEDSKDRQAEPAVNYNCKHKKGEVQNGTINEIFIKKEQTGDALEDTDDLDPLTERIVDISTDDDVTKNSEQDNDHLDSEYLEDSEEDRPAEPVKRRYRSPKRHERPGRKTRRNLLPKKRPLNRRSAMANLTERFIAIEERRSETESLLARSSAENMQAQTKVLAQLALAVNNLAEAIKTQPFRCNNCN; encoded by the exons A TGCCTCGCAGTAGCGCACCTTCGTACTTGCAATTGGAAAAGCTGGTAGATATCTTGGAAAATAAACGGTGGCTCGGGACAGGACCCTTCCGAACAGCTTTTGCCAGAAACCGTAGTAGGATCGAATGGGAAGAAACGGcctatattttaaacaattgcAAAGGATATGGCTGCATTAAAACCTGGCAACAGTGGCAAAAG TATTGGAAAGACAAAAAAGGTGCAGTAAAACGCAAAAGCAATGAAATTGAAAGGCGACAAACTATTAGTGGGTTAGGTGACGTAGCTGTGTTGAACCCTCTGGAAGAAAGAATTTTTGCTCTTATGGGAGGTGACAAAGTTGCAAATAATTTAG ATCCAGACAATGAACAACAAGATGGGGAAGGTTTCGAAGACTCAAAAGGAGACAGTCAAGTTGGACCAGCA TATTTGAAAGATAAAGAGGTTGCAGTGCAAAAACGCGAAATTAACGTAACTGTCATTAAAAAGGAACAAACTAGTGGTGCTTTAGACGATGCTGCTGAGTTGAACCCGCTTAAAGAAAGAATTGTCGATCTCTCGGTGGATGACAAAATTACTAGAAATttgg ATCGAGACAATGATCAACACAACTCGGAATATTTAGAGGACTCAAAAGACAGACAGGCTGAACCAGCTGTGAATTAT AATTGTAAACACAAAAAGGGTGAAGTGCAAAATGGCACAATCAacgaaattttcattaaaaaagaacaaacagGTGATGCATTAGAAGATACAGATGACTTGGACCCACTAACAGAAAGAATTGTCGATATCTCGACTGATGACGATGTCACTAAAAATTcgg AGCAAGACAATGATCATCTAGACTCTGAATATTTAGAAGACTCGGAAGAAGACAGACCGGCTGAGCCAGTGAAAAGGAGGTATAGGTCACCAAAGAGACACGAGCGTCCTGGCAGGAAGACACGACGCAATCTTCTACCAAAAAAACGCCCTTTAAATCGTCGCTCTGCAATGGCTAATTTAACAGAGAGGTTTATAGCCATTGAAGAGCGACGAAGTGAAACTGAAAGCCTATTAGCTCGTTCTAGTGCAGAGAACATGCAGGCCCAGACCAAAGTGTTAGCACAGTTAGCACTGGCTGTTAATAACTTGGCGGAAGCCATAAAAACACAACCATTCAGGTGCAACAATTGTAACTGA
- the LOC112050927 gene encoding uncharacterized protein LOC112050927 isoform X2: MAALKPGNSGKRFLLFLTFIYTLVYTGFLTRYWKDKKGAVKRKSNEIERRQTISGLGDVAVLNPLEERIFALMGGDKVANNLDPDNEQQDGEGFEDSKGDSQVGPAYLKDKEVAVQKREINVTVIKKEQTSGALDDAAELNPLKERIVDLSVDDKITRNLDRDNDQHNSEYLEDSKDRQAEPAVNYNCKHKKGEVQNGTINEIFIKKEQTGDALEDTDDLDPLTERIVDISTDDDVTKNSEQDNDHLDSEYLEDSEEDRPAEPVKRRYRSPKRHERPGRKTRRNLLPKKRPLNRRSAMANLTERFIAIEERRSETESLLARSSAENMQAQTKVLAQLALAVNNLAEAIKTQPFRCNNCN, from the exons ATGGCTGCATTAAAACCTGGCAACAGTGGCAAAAGGTTTCTATTATTTCTCACTTTCATCTATACATTGGTGTACACAGGGTTTTTAACCAGG TATTGGAAAGACAAAAAAGGTGCAGTAAAACGCAAAAGCAATGAAATTGAAAGGCGACAAACTATTAGTGGGTTAGGTGACGTAGCTGTGTTGAACCCTCTGGAAGAAAGAATTTTTGCTCTTATGGGAGGTGACAAAGTTGCAAATAATTTAG ATCCAGACAATGAACAACAAGATGGGGAAGGTTTCGAAGACTCAAAAGGAGACAGTCAAGTTGGACCAGCA TATTTGAAAGATAAAGAGGTTGCAGTGCAAAAACGCGAAATTAACGTAACTGTCATTAAAAAGGAACAAACTAGTGGTGCTTTAGACGATGCTGCTGAGTTGAACCCGCTTAAAGAAAGAATTGTCGATCTCTCGGTGGATGACAAAATTACTAGAAATttgg ATCGAGACAATGATCAACACAACTCGGAATATTTAGAGGACTCAAAAGACAGACAGGCTGAACCAGCTGTGAATTAT AATTGTAAACACAAAAAGGGTGAAGTGCAAAATGGCACAATCAacgaaattttcattaaaaaagaacaaacagGTGATGCATTAGAAGATACAGATGACTTGGACCCACTAACAGAAAGAATTGTCGATATCTCGACTGATGACGATGTCACTAAAAATTcgg AGCAAGACAATGATCATCTAGACTCTGAATATTTAGAAGACTCGGAAGAAGACAGACCGGCTGAGCCAGTGAAAAGGAGGTATAGGTCACCAAAGAGACACGAGCGTCCTGGCAGGAAGACACGACGCAATCTTCTACCAAAAAAACGCCCTTTAAATCGTCGCTCTGCAATGGCTAATTTAACAGAGAGGTTTATAGCCATTGAAGAGCGACGAAGTGAAACTGAAAGCCTATTAGCTCGTTCTAGTGCAGAGAACATGCAGGCCCAGACCAAAGTGTTAGCACAGTTAGCACTGGCTGTTAATAACTTGGCGGAAGCCATAAAAACACAACCATTCAGGTGCAACAATTGTAACTGA
- the LOC112050927 gene encoding uncharacterized protein LOC112050927 isoform X3 has protein sequence MAENDLEWSHAPVNVVCRVKGTFYRKKYIRKTNEGEGFIIILDYLLLDRTFCSNIQYIVRLVNNFAFQYLKDKEVAVQKREINVTVIKKEQTSGALDDAAELNPLKERIVDLSVDDKITRNLDRDNDQHNSEYLEDSKDRQAEPAVNYNCKHKKGEVQNGTINEIFIKKEQTGDALEDTDDLDPLTERIVDISTDDDVTKNSEQDNDHLDSEYLEDSEEDRPAEPVKRRYRSPKRHERPGRKTRRNLLPKKRPLNRRSAMANLTERFIAIEERRSETESLLARSSAENMQAQTKVLAQLALAVNNLAEAIKTQPFRCNNCN, from the exons atggcagagaatgaccttgagtggagtcacgcacctgtgaacgttgtgtgtagggttaaaggcaccttttacagaaaaaaatatataaggaaGACGAATGAAGGAGAAGgattcattataattttagattATCTACTGCTGGACAGAACCTTTTGTAGTAACATTCAGTATATAGTTaggttagtaaataattttgccTTTCAGTATTTGAAAGATAAAGAGGTTGCAGTGCAAAAACGCGAAATTAACGTAACTGTCATTAAAAAGGAACAAACTAGTGGTGCTTTAGACGATGCTGCTGAGTTGAACCCGCTTAAAGAAAGAATTGTCGATCTCTCGGTGGATGACAAAATTACTAGAAATttgg ATCGAGACAATGATCAACACAACTCGGAATATTTAGAGGACTCAAAAGACAGACAGGCTGAACCAGCTGTGAATTAT AATTGTAAACACAAAAAGGGTGAAGTGCAAAATGGCACAATCAacgaaattttcattaaaaaagaacaaacagGTGATGCATTAGAAGATACAGATGACTTGGACCCACTAACAGAAAGAATTGTCGATATCTCGACTGATGACGATGTCACTAAAAATTcgg AGCAAGACAATGATCATCTAGACTCTGAATATTTAGAAGACTCGGAAGAAGACAGACCGGCTGAGCCAGTGAAAAGGAGGTATAGGTCACCAAAGAGACACGAGCGTCCTGGCAGGAAGACACGACGCAATCTTCTACCAAAAAAACGCCCTTTAAATCGTCGCTCTGCAATGGCTAATTTAACAGAGAGGTTTATAGCCATTGAAGAGCGACGAAGTGAAACTGAAAGCCTATTAGCTCGTTCTAGTGCAGAGAACATGCAGGCCCAGACCAAAGTGTTAGCACAGTTAGCACTGGCTGTTAATAACTTGGCGGAAGCCATAAAAACACAACCATTCAGGTGCAACAATTGTAACTGA
- the LOC112050918 gene encoding uncharacterized protein LOC112050918 isoform X1 yields MEEKSFVWTSDITKRFFEFRFEHEWLFKQKKQPWTEFHKILLENGFPKQMTMNHIRKKWSYTYDAYRLAKKTKNKDWKYYRMFDKHFGKKVLDKYESWNDEWRLKLIICICEAKEVKLDFHNMWRTVERALRFQDLPIDCCIQDLKGLWHYIKVTFNRKHRLILKKSLNAEDWALYPTVLEYYQRFEPEHLARLENMPAARLARLELRKKHVPRGTYSRDNDTEDFQWSKDITESFIQIRLQNDWLFRDRKWAWNNLRAMMISEYGFPQTLSSRELSRKWAATYGEYQKAKATNNKSWVYYNLLELYLGEGSLSLNPMVGWQEEWVQNLISVRTDLEHLFKFSEKNIQQAWGEVEKRLRTVGIPIDHSLLDIEDIWIHLLRTYKWKRKFANKGILNEQWPYFEAMAKYMETNETHIKHKHEHFDDAVVDDDVEDDMKLFDLKQRLSLVKPKFEAMDVNMCRCCSNDDGCVGIYDQMDECGVDLVHKLKTICGVEIEPSDTLPSQICLNCLKELENAYKFRRKCQDADKVFRDQASQVKVETHQNYHPNNIDTIDNAQDTIAFEIDSHYDDQSTEVSTGILTESAKIQKPTIKRERKMLKKNKVRKSRYDYWKICEICGKNTRNLISHLESHSSDRIYSCEVCGKKFKFKSGLIIHKAAHSTTPKKTCEVCGKNFYIMAQYRKHFAFHANERKFGCETCGKRFNSMDILRVHTRSHTDERPFSCSECGKTFRTSGCVSRHRRIVHRNIKISKKVEQKL; encoded by the exons ATGGAAGAAAAGAGCTTTGTTT GGACTTCGGATATAACGAAACGATTTTTTGAATTCCGTTTCGAACACGAGTGGCTCTTTAAACAGAAGAAACAGCCTTGGAC GGAGTTCCATAAGATACTTTTAGAGAATGGTTTCCCAAAACAAATGACCATGAATCATATAAGAAAGAAATGGTCTTATACTTATGAT gcATACAGATTAGCTAAAAAGACTAAAAACAAAGATTGGAAATACTACAGAATGTTTGATAAACATTTTGGAAAGAAAGTTTTAGATAAATATGAATCAT GGAATGATGAATGGAGATTAAAGCTAATAATATGCATATGTGAGGCAAAAGAAGTAAAACTCGACTTTCATAATATGTGGag AACTGTAGAAAGAGCATTAAGATTTCAAGACCTACCAATAGACTGTTGCATTCAAGACCTGAAAGGGTTGTGGCATTACATAAAAGTTACTTTTAAT AGAAAACATCGTCTGATATTAAAAAAGAGTTTGAACGCGGAGGACTGGGCGCTGTACCCGACCGTGCTGGAGTACTACCAGCGATTCGAGCCGGAGCACCTGGCGCGGCTGGAGAACATGCCGGCCGCCAGATTGGCCAGACTCGAGCTGAGGAAGAAACACGTGCCCAGGGGGACGTACAGTCGGGACAATGACACCGAGGACTTTCAGT GGTCTAAAGATATAACCGAATCTTTCATACAGATAAGACTGCAGAACGATTGGCTGTTTAGGGACAGGAAATGGGCGTGGAA TAATCTCCGTGCAATGATGATCTCAGAGTACGGCTTCCCTCAGACGTTGAGCTCGCGCGAGCTGTCCAGGAAATGGGCTGCTACTTACGGC gaaTACCAAAAGGCAAAGGCGACGAACAACAAGTCGTGGGTGTACTACAATTTGTTGGAACTGTATCTCGGTGAAGGCAGCCTGAGCCTCAATCCTATGGTTGGCT GGCAAGAAGAGTGGGTGCAAAATTTAATCAGCGTAAGGACGGATTTGGAACATTTGTTCAAGTTttccgaaaaaaatatacaacagGCGTGGGG gGAGGTAGAAAAAAGATTACGAACCGTTGGCATTCCTATAGACCACAGCCTGTTGGACATTGAGGATATCTGGATACATTTACTGAGAACTTACAAA TGGAAAAGAAAATTCGCCAACAAGGGCATACTGAACGAGCAGTGGCCGTACTTCGAAGCGATGGCCAAATACATGGAGACTAACGAAACACACATCAAACACAAACACGAACACTTCGACGATGCGGTCGTGGATGACGACGTCGAGGATGACATGAAACTGTTTGACCTGAAGCAGAGGCTGAGTCTCGTCAAGCCGAAGTTCGAGGCGATGGATGTAAACATGTGTCGGTGTTGCTCCAACGATGACGGATGCGTCGGCATCTACGATCAGATGGACGAGTGCGGTGTTGACTTGGTGCACAAGTTGAAGACCATTTGTGGGGTTGAG ATAGAGCCGTCTGACACGCTGCCGTCACAAATATGTTTAAACTGCCTCAAAGAATTAGAAAACGCGTACAAATTCAGAAGAAAATGTCAAGATGCTGACAAAGTGTTCAGGGACCAAGCTAGTCAAGTTAAAGTAGAAACTCATCAAAACTACCATCCAAATAATATTGATACCATAGATAACGCTCAAGATACCATAGCATTTGAAATTGATTCTCACTACGACGACCAATCCACGGAAGTCTCGACAGGAATCCTAACAGAGTCTGCGAAGATACAGAAACCAACAATCAAAAGGGAAAGAAAAATGTTAAAGAAGAATAAAGTCCGAAAATCGAGATACGATTATTGGAAGATTTGCGAGATTTGCGGCAAAAACACGAGAAACTTGATCAGCCATTTGGAATCGCATTCCAGCGACCGGATATATTCCTGCGAAGTTTGCGGAAagaagtttaaatttaaaagcggttTGATAATCCACAAAGCGGCACATTCGACCACACCGAAGAAGACGTGCGAAGTTTGCGGGAAAAATTTCTACATAATGGCGCAATATCGGAAACATTTCGCCTTCCACGCGAACGAGAGGAAATTCGGATGCGAAACTTGTGGGAAAAGATTCAACTCTATGGACATACTGAGAGTTCATACAAGATCACATACCGACGAACGTCCCTTTAGTTGTTCTGAATGCGGTAAAACATTTCGCACTTCGGGCTGCGTTTCCAGACACAGGAGAATCGTCCACAggaatattaaaattagtaaaaaagtcgaacagaaattataa
- the LOC112050918 gene encoding uncharacterized protein LOC112050918 isoform X2 translates to MEEKSFVWTSDITKRFFEFRFEHEWLFKQKKQPWTEFHKILLENGFPKQMTMNHIRKKWSYTYDAYRLAKKTKNKDWKYYRMFDKHFGKKVLDKYESWNDEWRLKLIICICEAKEVKLDFHNMWRTVERALRFQDLPIDCCIQDLKGLWHYIKVTFNRKHRLILKKSLNAEDWALYPTVLEYYQRFEPEHLARLENMPAARLARLELRKKHVPRGTYSRDNDTEDFQYITESFIQIRLQNDWLFRDRKWAWNNLRAMMISEYGFPQTLSSRELSRKWAATYGEYQKAKATNNKSWVYYNLLELYLGEGSLSLNPMVGWQEEWVQNLISVRTDLEHLFKFSEKNIQQAWGEVEKRLRTVGIPIDHSLLDIEDIWIHLLRTYKWKRKFANKGILNEQWPYFEAMAKYMETNETHIKHKHEHFDDAVVDDDVEDDMKLFDLKQRLSLVKPKFEAMDVNMCRCCSNDDGCVGIYDQMDECGVDLVHKLKTICGVEIEPSDTLPSQICLNCLKELENAYKFRRKCQDADKVFRDQASQVKVETHQNYHPNNIDTIDNAQDTIAFEIDSHYDDQSTEVSTGILTESAKIQKPTIKRERKMLKKNKVRKSRYDYWKICEICGKNTRNLISHLESHSSDRIYSCEVCGKKFKFKSGLIIHKAAHSTTPKKTCEVCGKNFYIMAQYRKHFAFHANERKFGCETCGKRFNSMDILRVHTRSHTDERPFSCSECGKTFRTSGCVSRHRRIVHRNIKISKKVEQKL, encoded by the exons ATGGAAGAAAAGAGCTTTGTTT GGACTTCGGATATAACGAAACGATTTTTTGAATTCCGTTTCGAACACGAGTGGCTCTTTAAACAGAAGAAACAGCCTTGGAC GGAGTTCCATAAGATACTTTTAGAGAATGGTTTCCCAAAACAAATGACCATGAATCATATAAGAAAGAAATGGTCTTATACTTATGAT gcATACAGATTAGCTAAAAAGACTAAAAACAAAGATTGGAAATACTACAGAATGTTTGATAAACATTTTGGAAAGAAAGTTTTAGATAAATATGAATCAT GGAATGATGAATGGAGATTAAAGCTAATAATATGCATATGTGAGGCAAAAGAAGTAAAACTCGACTTTCATAATATGTGGag AACTGTAGAAAGAGCATTAAGATTTCAAGACCTACCAATAGACTGTTGCATTCAAGACCTGAAAGGGTTGTGGCATTACATAAAAGTTACTTTTAAT AGAAAACATCGTCTGATATTAAAAAAGAGTTTGAACGCGGAGGACTGGGCGCTGTACCCGACCGTGCTGGAGTACTACCAGCGATTCGAGCCGGAGCACCTGGCGCGGCTGGAGAACATGCCGGCCGCCAGATTGGCCAGACTCGAGCTGAGGAAGAAACACGTGCCCAGGGGGACGTACAGTCGGGACAATGACACCGAGGACTTTCAGT ATATAACCGAATCTTTCATACAGATAAGACTGCAGAACGATTGGCTGTTTAGGGACAGGAAATGGGCGTGGAA TAATCTCCGTGCAATGATGATCTCAGAGTACGGCTTCCCTCAGACGTTGAGCTCGCGCGAGCTGTCCAGGAAATGGGCTGCTACTTACGGC gaaTACCAAAAGGCAAAGGCGACGAACAACAAGTCGTGGGTGTACTACAATTTGTTGGAACTGTATCTCGGTGAAGGCAGCCTGAGCCTCAATCCTATGGTTGGCT GGCAAGAAGAGTGGGTGCAAAATTTAATCAGCGTAAGGACGGATTTGGAACATTTGTTCAAGTTttccgaaaaaaatatacaacagGCGTGGGG gGAGGTAGAAAAAAGATTACGAACCGTTGGCATTCCTATAGACCACAGCCTGTTGGACATTGAGGATATCTGGATACATTTACTGAGAACTTACAAA TGGAAAAGAAAATTCGCCAACAAGGGCATACTGAACGAGCAGTGGCCGTACTTCGAAGCGATGGCCAAATACATGGAGACTAACGAAACACACATCAAACACAAACACGAACACTTCGACGATGCGGTCGTGGATGACGACGTCGAGGATGACATGAAACTGTTTGACCTGAAGCAGAGGCTGAGTCTCGTCAAGCCGAAGTTCGAGGCGATGGATGTAAACATGTGTCGGTGTTGCTCCAACGATGACGGATGCGTCGGCATCTACGATCAGATGGACGAGTGCGGTGTTGACTTGGTGCACAAGTTGAAGACCATTTGTGGGGTTGAG ATAGAGCCGTCTGACACGCTGCCGTCACAAATATGTTTAAACTGCCTCAAAGAATTAGAAAACGCGTACAAATTCAGAAGAAAATGTCAAGATGCTGACAAAGTGTTCAGGGACCAAGCTAGTCAAGTTAAAGTAGAAACTCATCAAAACTACCATCCAAATAATATTGATACCATAGATAACGCTCAAGATACCATAGCATTTGAAATTGATTCTCACTACGACGACCAATCCACGGAAGTCTCGACAGGAATCCTAACAGAGTCTGCGAAGATACAGAAACCAACAATCAAAAGGGAAAGAAAAATGTTAAAGAAGAATAAAGTCCGAAAATCGAGATACGATTATTGGAAGATTTGCGAGATTTGCGGCAAAAACACGAGAAACTTGATCAGCCATTTGGAATCGCATTCCAGCGACCGGATATATTCCTGCGAAGTTTGCGGAAagaagtttaaatttaaaagcggttTGATAATCCACAAAGCGGCACATTCGACCACACCGAAGAAGACGTGCGAAGTTTGCGGGAAAAATTTCTACATAATGGCGCAATATCGGAAACATTTCGCCTTCCACGCGAACGAGAGGAAATTCGGATGCGAAACTTGTGGGAAAAGATTCAACTCTATGGACATACTGAGAGTTCATACAAGATCACATACCGACGAACGTCCCTTTAGTTGTTCTGAATGCGGTAAAACATTTCGCACTTCGGGCTGCGTTTCCAGACACAGGAGAATCGTCCACAggaatattaaaattagtaaaaaagtcgaacagaaattataa